A DNA window from Candidatus Sulfidibacterium hydrothermale contains the following coding sequences:
- the ade gene encoding adenine deaminase gives METKNDFTLSGQIVDLINEKVIKGRVHVKNGKIQSIEEDASITQTQVILPGLIDAHIHVESSMLIPSEFARLAVVHGTVATVSDPHEVANVLGIDGVKFMIENGKKVPFKFYFGAPSCVPATPFETAGAQFSEKELDELLSMDEIAYLSEMMNFPGVINRMPSEMKKIEIARKYHKPVDGHAPGIKGEDAQKYASAGISTDHECSTMEEALEKIKYGMKIQIREGSAAKNFEALIDLMKDHADKVLFCSDDRHPNDLAAGHINDLVKRAIAKGHDPLKVLKSAILNPVVHYKMDVGLLREGDPADMIVVDNLEDFSVLATYINGEKVAENGLPLISSVIEQMPNNFHAETITLEDIRVEDKGGDIKVIVSYDGELITGTAHARPKVVQGNLVSDTENDILKMVVLNRYEKAKPAVGFIKNIGLKEGAFASSVAHDSHNILAVGTSDEAIVQAVNAIVKSKGGVVVVKDGEEHTLSLPVAGLMSVENGYQVASRYETLDKMLHDMGATLRAPFMTLSFMALLVIPELKLSDKGLFDGKTFSFTSLYD, from the coding sequence ATGGAAACAAAAAATGATTTTACACTTTCAGGTCAGATTGTTGACCTGATCAATGAAAAAGTAATAAAAGGCCGTGTTCATGTAAAAAACGGCAAGATTCAGTCGATTGAGGAAGATGCTTCAATAACCCAGACACAAGTCATTCTTCCCGGCCTCATTGATGCCCACATCCATGTGGAAAGCTCCATGCTGATTCCTTCGGAATTTGCACGACTGGCAGTAGTGCACGGCACGGTTGCCACCGTTTCTGACCCGCACGAAGTTGCCAATGTTTTAGGTATTGACGGCGTGAAGTTCATGATTGAAAACGGGAAAAAAGTTCCGTTCAAATTTTATTTTGGGGCTCCATCATGTGTTCCTGCCACTCCTTTTGAAACGGCCGGAGCACAATTTAGCGAGAAAGAGCTGGATGAATTGCTCTCTATGGACGAGATCGCGTATCTCTCCGAAATGATGAACTTCCCCGGTGTCATCAACCGGATGCCTTCGGAAATGAAGAAAATCGAAATTGCCCGCAAGTACCATAAACCGGTGGACGGACATGCTCCAGGGATCAAAGGAGAAGATGCCCAAAAATATGCTTCTGCAGGAATCAGCACCGATCATGAGTGCTCTACCATGGAAGAAGCTTTGGAAAAGATAAAATACGGAATGAAAATTCAGATCAGAGAAGGAAGTGCCGCCAAAAACTTTGAAGCTCTGATTGACTTAATGAAAGATCATGCCGACAAAGTGCTTTTCTGTTCAGACGACCGGCATCCCAATGATCTGGCGGCCGGACATATTAACGACCTGGTAAAACGGGCTATTGCCAAAGGACATGATCCGTTAAAAGTTTTGAAAAGTGCCATTCTTAACCCGGTGGTCCATTATAAAATGGATGTAGGCCTGTTACGCGAAGGCGACCCGGCCGATATGATTGTGGTGGATAACCTGGAAGATTTCAGTGTTCTGGCCACATACATCAACGGAGAAAAAGTAGCAGAAAACGGACTCCCGCTCATTTCTTCCGTAATCGAACAAATGCCCAATAATTTTCATGCCGAAACCATTACTCTGGAAGATATCCGGGTAGAAGACAAAGGAGGAGACATCAAAGTCATTGTTTCATACGATGGAGAGCTTATTACCGGAACAGCCCACGCCCGGCCAAAAGTTGTCCAGGGCAACCTGGTAAGCGATACGGAAAACGACATCCTGAAAATGGTTGTTTTAAACCGTTATGAGAAAGCAAAACCGGCCGTAGGTTTCATTAAAAACATCGGACTCAAAGAGGGCGCTTTTGCTTCGAGTGTAGCCCACGACAGCCACAATATTCTTGCGGTAGGCACCAGTGACGAAGCCATTGTTCAGGCGGTGAATGCCATCGTCAAGAGTAAAGGCGGTGTAGTTGTAGTAAAAGATGGTGAAGAACATACTTTGTCCCTGCCGGTGGCCGGACTCATGTCGGTTGAAAATGGTTACCAGGTAGCCAGCCGGTATGAAACACTGGATAAAATGTTACATGATATGGGAGCTACATTACGTGCACCTTTCATGACACTTTCGTTCATGGCTTTGTTGGTAATTCCGGAATTGAAGCTGAGCGACAAAGGTTTATTTGACGGTAAAACGTTTAGTTTTACCTCTCTTTATGACTAA
- a CDS encoding glucosaminidase domain-containing protein: MVVKTPHTVKDIEPVNCPNVIPYVYTRPVSLKGLPVHEKKQKFFDMLLPSVLVAKTNLDYTRQVVEQLALKKTMTPKDTLFLMPLMKKYRAKNTAQLINRLRTVPTSIVLAQAAIESGWGSSRFFKEGNNVFGMWSFDSTENRIPALSHRNGTKIYLQKFNNLEESIDAYFTMLNTRTSFASFRAILQKTDNPFLLIDSLKIYSERGKDYIDDLARMIRVNHLQKYDSCHIDPAYIIR, translated from the coding sequence GTGGTTGTAAAAACACCACATACGGTAAAAGACATTGAACCGGTAAACTGCCCAAATGTTATTCCTTATGTTTACACCCGTCCGGTTTCACTCAAAGGACTTCCGGTCCATGAAAAAAAACAAAAGTTTTTCGATATGTTACTGCCATCCGTTCTTGTGGCCAAAACCAATCTGGATTATACCCGGCAGGTGGTGGAACAACTGGCACTGAAAAAAACAATGACTCCAAAAGACACACTTTTCTTAATGCCCTTGATGAAAAAATACCGCGCTAAAAATACCGCGCAACTGATTAACCGGCTCAGAACAGTACCGACAAGTATTGTACTGGCTCAGGCCGCTATTGAAAGTGGCTGGGGAAGTTCACGATTTTTCAAAGAGGGAAACAATGTTTTCGGAATGTGGTCATTCGACAGCACCGAAAACCGGATTCCGGCCTTATCACACCGCAACGGTACTAAGATTTACCTCCAAAAATTCAATAATCTTGAAGAATCAATCGATGCCTATTTTACGATGCTGAATACCCGTACCAGTTTTGCTTCTTTCCGGGCCATTCTGCAAAAAACAGACAATCCGTTCCTTCTCATTGATTCATTAAAGATCTATTCGGAACGTGGAAAGGATTATATTGATGACCTTGCCCGCATGATCCGGGTCAACCATCTTCAGAAATATGACTCCTGCCATATTGATCCGGCCTACATCATCCGGTAA
- a CDS encoding PEGA domain-containing protein, whose product MIKFLQKHFLHLFSVPVRKYFYAGPWLFFLFLLLPLALQANEFKVLSFRKVPNDISAIQNKYKRYDDNDMLCAIIKVRSDVPNLRFSASNPVVGNVERRQGEYWVYLSEGTRQLYVFTEGFIKLSYTFPMRIEKGTVYLLEITSVDPLGIDRGKGSLNFASEPDSVKVTIDGFPDLVKWTPCSFKNYRTGSYKFMFQYKRYQPLDTIIHIDRNKEKNIFIRLTPKWGNLVVTSQDTLSYTFQINGKEYVGRKLELVGERQGLDAGDYLLRISHNHYYDTAFTVHLVPYDTVFYTIGLKPVLTTLRVLTAPPGASVFLDGSYLGKTPLQKQVITGKHHLHIELRNFADEDREITLTKGQEKIVDLVMVRHVPVQITSLPDDASVYVNGIFKGKTPLTLQMAPRKVLLTIKKDLYQTREDSVIIRKARQLHFTLQKQKYNLSVVTLPSAAQIYINGERVGITPENFSLPFGNYKVHVEKRGYISKNKSVNLKHDQKVSFSLRKKLNGYISATFTFPDNEYELLKIGGEVGWTYRSAPFFMTALGYTYGYTDDVSGNLSDVKSIYADSYPGLSVHALKTDGFAEEEVNIFYLKAGLVIPKPFIMVFSATLGVYHQSGYPVYVSDDSYSSALGPDLYSGDKFMDLDGQETRYTPLYGFGYQMKISTFYFFGDYWISNSFNQRGSRWVLGLGLAF is encoded by the coding sequence ATGATAAAATTTTTACAAAAGCATTTTTTGCATCTGTTCTCTGTTCCCGTCCGGAAATATTTTTATGCCGGGCCGTGGCTCTTTTTTCTGTTTTTGTTGCTGCCTTTGGCTTTGCAGGCGAATGAGTTTAAAGTGCTTTCCTTTCGTAAAGTTCCCAATGATATTTCGGCCATTCAAAATAAGTATAAGCGGTATGACGATAATGATATGCTTTGTGCTATCATTAAGGTGAGAAGCGACGTGCCCAATCTGCGTTTTTCGGCTTCCAATCCGGTGGTGGGCAATGTGGAACGCCGGCAGGGAGAGTATTGGGTTTATCTTTCTGAAGGAACCCGTCAGCTTTATGTATTTACCGAAGGTTTTATTAAACTCTCGTACACTTTTCCGATGCGTATAGAAAAAGGAACGGTTTACCTGCTGGAAATCACTTCGGTGGATCCATTGGGTATTGACCGTGGGAAAGGAAGCCTGAATTTTGCTTCTGAGCCCGATTCGGTAAAAGTAACCATTGACGGCTTTCCTGATTTGGTAAAGTGGACTCCCTGTTCTTTTAAAAATTACCGTACGGGAAGTTATAAGTTTATGTTCCAGTACAAAAGGTACCAGCCTCTGGATACCATCATTCACATCGACCGGAACAAAGAAAAAAATATCTTCATCCGGCTTACTCCGAAATGGGGAAATCTGGTGGTTACTTCGCAGGATACCCTTTCTTACACATTTCAAATTAATGGGAAAGAATATGTGGGGAGAAAACTGGAACTGGTGGGTGAACGACAAGGATTGGATGCCGGTGATTATTTGTTGCGGATATCGCACAACCATTATTATGATACTGCTTTTACGGTGCATCTTGTTCCTTATGATACGGTTTTTTATACCATTGGATTAAAACCGGTATTGACAACTTTGCGAGTGCTGACGGCTCCTCCGGGTGCTTCAGTTTTTCTTGACGGTTCTTATTTAGGGAAAACACCGCTGCAGAAACAGGTGATTACCGGCAAACATCATTTGCATATTGAGCTTCGCAATTTTGCCGATGAAGACCGGGAGATTACTTTGACAAAAGGACAGGAGAAAATAGTGGATTTGGTCATGGTGCGGCATGTTCCGGTGCAAATTACATCACTTCCTGATGATGCTTCGGTTTATGTAAATGGCATTTTTAAAGGGAAAACACCACTTACGTTGCAGATGGCTCCGCGAAAAGTACTTTTAACCATAAAAAAAGACCTTTACCAGACGCGTGAAGACAGTGTAATTATCCGGAAAGCCCGGCAATTGCATTTTACCCTGCAAAAGCAGAAATATAATTTGTCGGTGGTGACCTTGCCTTCGGCAGCTCAAATCTATATCAACGGAGAACGGGTCGGAATTACTCCCGAAAATTTTTCGCTTCCCTTTGGAAATTATAAAGTTCACGTGGAAAAAAGAGGATACATTTCCAAAAATAAAAGTGTAAATCTGAAACACGACCAAAAGGTTTCTTTTTCATTACGAAAAAAATTAAATGGATATATTTCCGCTACTTTTACCTTTCCGGATAACGAATATGAACTGTTGAAGATCGGAGGGGAGGTTGGCTGGACTTACCGGTCGGCTCCCTTTTTTATGACAGCGCTGGGTTATACTTACGGATATACGGATGATGTTTCCGGAAATTTGAGTGATGTGAAAAGTATTTATGCCGACAGTTATCCCGGATTATCGGTTCATGCCCTCAAAACGGATGGTTTCGCTGAAGAAGAAGTGAATATTTTTTATCTAAAAGCCGGCTTGGTGATTCCCAAACCGTTCATCATGGTTTTTAGTGCCACGCTGGGTGTTTATCATCAGTCGGGATATCCTGTTTATGTGTCAGATGATTCTTACTCTTCCGCTTTGGGCCCCGATCTTTATTCAGGAGATAAATTCATGGATCTGGATGGACAGGAAACACGGTATACGCCTTTGTATGGATTTGGTTACCAGATGAAAATCAGTACATTTTATTTCTTTGGCGATTATTGGATATCCAATAGCTTCAATCAGAGAGGATCCCGGTGGGTGTTAGGACTCGGACTGGCATTCTAA
- a CDS encoding MBL fold metallo-hydrolase, producing the protein MKLTPIETGNLKLDGGAMFGVVPKVMWSKVYPADENNLANWAMRCLLIEDGDRKILIDNGIGDKQDEKFLRHYYLNGDATLESSLAKAGVKPEEITDMVITHMHFDHCGGSVKYNADKTGFELTFPNATYWTSRQQYEWATHPNRREKASFLKENILPIQESGHLKLIEEEGEYIPGIEFKLYSGHTDGQVIPHIHTDGKTVVFMGDLMPSAAHIPMPWIMSYDTRPLLTLKDRERFYKEALENDYILFFEHDLYHEAAVLEDTPKGVRVKEAGKLEQFL; encoded by the coding sequence ATGAAATTAACACCTATAGAAACCGGAAATTTAAAACTGGATGGCGGGGCCATGTTTGGTGTGGTACCTAAAGTAATGTGGTCGAAAGTGTATCCGGCCGACGAAAATAACCTGGCCAATTGGGCCATGCGTTGTTTGCTGATTGAAGACGGTGACCGCAAAATTTTGATTGATAATGGTATAGGAGACAAGCAAGATGAGAAATTTCTCCGTCATTATTATCTGAATGGCGATGCCACGCTGGAATCTTCGTTGGCAAAAGCCGGTGTAAAACCGGAAGAAATTACGGATATGGTGATTACCCATATGCACTTTGATCATTGTGGCGGCAGTGTAAAATATAATGCGGATAAAACCGGATTTGAACTCACTTTTCCGAATGCTACTTACTGGACAAGCCGGCAACAGTACGAATGGGCTACTCATCCAAACCGGCGCGAAAAAGCCTCTTTTCTGAAAGAAAATATTTTGCCAATACAGGAAAGCGGCCATTTGAAATTGATTGAAGAAGAAGGAGAATATATTCCGGGAATTGAATTTAAACTTTATTCCGGGCATACCGACGGGCAGGTTATCCCGCACATTCATACGGATGGAAAAACGGTGGTTTTTATGGGCGACTTAATGCCATCGGCAGCACATATTCCTATGCCCTGGATTATGTCTTACGATACCCGTCCTTTACTTACGTTAAAAGATCGTGAACGCTTTTATAAAGAAGCTTTGGAGAATGACTATATTCTCTTTTTTGAACACGACCTTTACCATGAAGCAGCCGTGTTGGAAGATACGCCCAAAGGAGTTCGTGTGAAAGAAGCCGGCAAGCTTGAACAGTTTTTGTAA